From one Syntrophorhabdaceae bacterium genomic stretch:
- a CDS encoding GNAT family N-acetyltransferase, translating into YLPVAQASVREAAKMFGFTVETIYQIELALEEAFMNVIKHAFEAGEDSTFDIICKQTSMGIKIIIKEKGMPFDPGKITLYDPSKDILEVGSTGLGTFLMKEIVDEVSFHNLGSEGKEIHLVKYLPGKNIEDFCDPSELERHEEERPGPVVIAGRIEYDVRRMKALEAIEISKGAYKSHGYTFFDEVIYYPEQIVASNDSGEMISAVAVTKDDVFMGHAALHYPEPGARIAELTFIFVSPEYRGQGCMKRMLDFLFAAPKQYDLEGVYAFAVANHIYSQKTMVGHGLVDCGIELATSPATWVFKGISKGESQRISVVLSFKYLKKPDPITLYPPARHRAMIEKLYRDMGAEHNYIVPPFPEPHFTDDKSVIYAKVYAAEGNAEIFITKYGSNVVHEIKGILKNLLCVEQIAAINLYLGMEDPLTYFMSPAFEESGFFFSGILPKTGVGDAIILQYLNNISFDYDKVIAYSDNAKEILAYIRENDSSVSL; encoded by the coding sequence TATCTTCCCGTTGCCCAGGCTTCCGTTAGAGAGGCGGCAAAGATGTTCGGGTTTACCGTTGAAACCATATATCAGATCGAACTTGCCCTCGAAGAAGCATTCATGAATGTAATAAAACACGCCTTTGAAGCCGGTGAAGACAGCACCTTTGATATTATCTGCAAACAAACCTCTATGGGTATAAAGATCATTATAAAAGAGAAAGGGATGCCCTTTGACCCCGGCAAGATCACCCTCTATGACCCTTCGAAAGACATTCTTGAAGTCGGCTCCACCGGACTCGGCACATTTCTCATGAAAGAGATCGTTGATGAAGTCTCCTTCCACAACCTGGGATCTGAAGGCAAAGAGATACATCTCGTTAAATACCTGCCGGGTAAGAATATAGAAGACTTCTGCGATCCTTCCGAACTGGAGCGCCATGAAGAAGAAAGACCAGGACCTGTCGTTATCGCCGGGAGGATCGAATACGATGTCAGGAGGATGAAGGCTTTAGAGGCAATTGAGATTTCAAAGGGCGCCTATAAATCACACGGTTATACATTTTTTGATGAAGTCATCTATTATCCTGAACAGATAGTGGCTTCAAATGACTCCGGTGAGATGATCTCCGCGGTTGCGGTAACGAAGGACGATGTCTTTATGGGCCATGCCGCCCTGCACTACCCTGAACCGGGCGCAAGGATCGCGGAACTGACATTTATCTTTGTCAGCCCTGAATACAGGGGTCAGGGATGCATGAAGAGAATGCTTGATTTCCTCTTTGCCGCGCCAAAACAATACGACCTTGAGGGTGTTTATGCCTTTGCTGTTGCAAATCACATCTATTCACAAAAAACAATGGTCGGTCACGGTCTGGTTGACTGCGGCATAGAGCTGGCAACAAGTCCCGCAACCTGGGTCTTCAAGGGCATCTCAAAGGGCGAGTCCCAGAGAATAAGCGTGGTGCTGAGCTTTAAATATCTGAAAAAACCTGATCCGATAACCCTCTATCCCCCTGCCCGGCATAGGGCAATGATAGAAAAGCTTTACAGAGATATGGGCGCTGAACACAATTATATTGTCCCTCCCTTCCCGGAACCTCATTTCACGGATGATAAGTCGGTCATCTATGCGAAGGTTTATGCCGCTGAGGGAAACGCCGAGATCTTTATTACAAAATACGGGTCGAATGTTGTACATGAAATTAAAGGAATATTGAAAAATCTTCTATGCGTCGAACAGATCGCCGCGATCAACCTCTATCTCGGCATGGAGGACCCGCTCACCTATTTCATGTCCCCTGCCTTTGAGGAGAGTGGTTTTTTCTTTTCCGGGATATTGCCGAAGACCGGGGTGGGTGACGCGATCATATTACAATATCTCAATAATATCTCCTTCGATTACGACAAGGTGATCGCGTATTCCGACAACGCGAAGGAGATTCTTGCCTATATACGGGAAAACGATTCCTCTGTTTCACTATAA
- a CDS encoding transporter substrate-binding domain-containing protein, translating to MKKIGCFCLIMCLIILAGDVHAAPKDIKGTPELTMLTEEYPPVTFMKDGKVAGFVTDIVREIIARQGIPDTIRLTSWDEAYTKALKTPNVVLFSAERTDKREKLFQWVGPVGKNSAMFYVKKGSGIMIRSLQEAKRLAAIATTTNWFTEQYLKNKGFTNLVSSPLPTTNVKQLMDGSVQVSIFTDITVPEIVKKAGYRMDDLEPVFRVSNTYFYIAMSLGTPVEIVAKWQSVLDGMKADGTFEKIYRSYIPNADLKDLLKTSR from the coding sequence ATGAAAAAGATCGGTTGCTTCTGTTTAATAATGTGTTTAATCATCCTTGCCGGGGATGTACACGCGGCACCAAAGGATATAAAGGGAACTCCTGAACTGACAATGCTGACGGAGGAATACCCGCCCGTCACGTTCATGAAAGACGGGAAGGTCGCCGGCTTTGTAACCGACATAGTGCGCGAGATCATTGCCCGCCAGGGTATTCCGGATACGATCCGGTTGACATCCTGGGACGAGGCTTACACTAAAGCGTTGAAGACCCCGAATGTAGTGCTCTTCAGCGCCGAGAGGACCGATAAGAGGGAGAAGCTGTTTCAGTGGGTAGGGCCGGTAGGCAAGAACAGCGCCATGTTTTACGTAAAGAAGGGCTCCGGCATAATGATCCGAAGCCTGCAAGAGGCCAAAAGGCTTGCCGCCATTGCCACCACCACCAACTGGTTTACCGAACAGTATCTCAAAAACAAAGGGTTTACGAACCTGGTCAGTTCTCCTCTTCCCACCACCAACGTCAAGCAGCTCATGGACGGAAGCGTGCAGGTTTCGATATTTACCGATATTACCGTTCCGGAGATCGTGAAAAAGGCGGGATACCGCATGGACGACCTGGAGCCGGTCTTTCGCGTGAGCAATACCTATTTTTATATCGCCATGTCGCTTGGAACTCCGGTTGAGATAGTTGCAAAATGGCAGTCAGTCCTGGACGGCATGAAGGCGGACGGTACCTTCGAAAAGATATACCGGAGCTACATTCCCAATGCGGACCTGAAGGACCTCCTGAAAACGTCACGATAA
- a CDS encoding ATP-binding protein, with translation MWISRNYEKTLRSMFGQFPAVVLTGPRQVGKTALVRHVFPGAQYVSLDLPYLAAQAEENPERFIGEQKEPLIIDEVQYAPSLFRYLKAVIDKDKRPGRFILTGSQNFLLMQGVSESLAGRCGVMNMLNLSSAELKKTSRTFDENKYLFGGGYPELYAQPGIEPHFWYASYVSTYVERDVRNILNVGSLRDFDRFLRATASRTAQILSYSDLARDVGVAPNTAKKWISVLQASGQIFLLEPYYRNIGKRLVKSPKLYMCDTGLISFLLGFDSWEAIARNPMVGAFWETHIVMQVVRHFYSMGKAVPLWFWRTSQGDEVDLLIEQGGQFTAIECKYGEAVDASSLKGMEAFMKEYGKSSLASGFIASRTPRKYPLSKIVSAVPGSSIDTFL, from the coding sequence ATGTGGATATCAAGAAATTATGAAAAGACCTTGCGGTCGATGTTCGGGCAATTTCCCGCCGTTGTTTTGACAGGTCCCAGGCAGGTGGGGAAGACCGCGCTCGTACGCCATGTATTCCCCGGCGCTCAATATGTCTCTCTCGATCTCCCGTATCTTGCCGCACAGGCAGAAGAAAATCCGGAAAGGTTCATCGGCGAACAGAAAGAGCCGCTTATCATTGACGAGGTCCAGTACGCGCCTTCGCTCTTCCGCTACCTCAAGGCGGTCATCGATAAAGACAAAAGGCCCGGCCGCTTCATACTTACCGGCTCGCAAAACTTCCTCCTGATGCAGGGGGTATCGGAAAGTCTTGCGGGAAGATGCGGCGTCATGAACATGCTGAACCTTTCCTCGGCTGAGCTGAAAAAGACCTCCCGTACATTTGATGAGAACAAATACCTCTTCGGGGGAGGGTATCCGGAACTCTACGCGCAGCCGGGCATAGAGCCCCATTTCTGGTATGCCTCATATGTGAGCACCTATGTGGAAAGGGATGTACGGAATATCCTGAATGTCGGCAGTCTCCGGGATTTCGACCGTTTCCTGAGGGCGACAGCAAGCAGGACCGCACAGATACTTTCATATTCAGACCTCGCCAGGGACGTGGGTGTTGCCCCGAATACGGCAAAGAAATGGATCTCCGTGCTGCAGGCCTCGGGCCAGATCTTCCTCCTTGAACCTTACTACAGGAATATAGGCAAGAGACTGGTAAAGTCTCCAAAGCTGTATATGTGCGATACCGGCCTGATTTCCTTTCTACTCGGTTTTGATAGCTGGGAGGCTATCGCCCGCAATCCGATGGTAGGCGCATTCTGGGAGACGCATATCGTCATGCAGGTCGTCAGGCATTTCTATTCAATGGGGAAGGCCGTGCCGCTGTGGTTCTGGAGGACGTCCCAGGGAGATGAGGTCGATCTCCTCATCGAACAAGGCGGCCAATTCACAGCTATTGAATGCAAATATGGCGAAGCGGTCGATGCTTCAAGTTTGAAAGGCATGGAGGCCTTCATGAAGGAATATGGAAAGTCTTCTCTTGCTTCCGGGTTTATTGCATCGAGAACGCCCAGGAAATATCCGCTATCCAAGATCGTCTCCGCCGTTCCGGGAAGTTCCATCGACACCTTTTTGTGA
- a CDS encoding transcriptional regulator yields the protein MALTRDFKETIMERAARDEKYRKGLLAEAVNEMLEGNLDVGKAMLRDYINATITFPALAKKLHKSSKSIHRMLGSRGNPRMDSIMGILKVLQDQEKIRLHAKY from the coding sequence ATGGCGCTTACCCGTGATTTTAAAGAAACTATAATGGAACGCGCGGCACGCGATGAGAAGTACCGCAAAGGATTACTTGCAGAAGCGGTAAACGAAATGCTCGAGGGGAATCTTGACGTAGGGAAGGCAATGCTGCGTGATTACATCAACGCAACGATCACCTTTCCGGCCCTTGCAAAAAAGCTTCATAAATCAAGTAAGAGCATCCATCGGATGTTAGGTTCCCGTGGAAACCCTCGTATGGACAGTATCATGGGGATCCTCAAGGTCTTGCAGGATCAGGAGAAGATACGGCTCCATGCAAAATATTGA
- a CDS encoding ribbon-helix-helix protein, CopG family — protein MGKQMIIRIDPELKSMADNLARAEGKTVSKVVRELLEDYVRNRDISSYIDDLWGRIRTKMARKGVSLRTINATIKKVRAGR, from the coding sequence ATGGGGAAGCAGATGATCATCCGGATCGATCCGGAGCTTAAGAGCATGGCTGATAATCTTGCCAGGGCCGAGGGGAAGACCGTGAGCAAGGTTGTAAGGGAGCTTCTTGAAGATTATGTAAGAAACAGGGACATCTCTTCCTATATCGACGACCTCTGGGGCCGTATCAGGACAAAGATGGCAAGAAAGGGAGTTTCTCTCCGCACCATCAACGCGACAATAAAAAAGGTCAGAGCGGGAAGATGA
- a CDS encoding ATP-binding protein, which yields MIERIVKTYLFDPELNAGKMVFLTGPRQVGKTTFAKEWLKGSGMEDMYFNWDDPSVAREYRRNPLIFRNLIDEKYRRSPVPIVFDEIHKQRDWRNILKGFYDTNKGRMTLLVTGSARLGLYRKTGDSLVGRYLLYQIFPLGLPEVVADFSRIAGENVDFSDGEGFIRAIRSINIKGRDESLSRLLTYGGFPEPFSKASQRFFTRWQREYRTLLTREDVRDLSRVSDIRGIEQLAEILPSKVGSPLSINSLREDLGCHYATIVNWIHILAQLYLLFTVRPWHKRITRSIKKEVKLYFFDWTTVPDTGYRFENFIAVTLLRMAARLTETGLGTYEIMYVRDREKREVDFVLVKNGKPVALFEAKEGDTRISPAGKYFAGKLGVPFYQIVNKPVKAEAFPGNCFIIPSTNFCMFAG from the coding sequence ATGATAGAGCGTATCGTTAAAACCTATCTCTTCGATCCTGAACTGAATGCCGGGAAGATGGTCTTTCTCACAGGCCCCAGGCAGGTCGGCAAGACTACCTTTGCGAAGGAATGGCTTAAAGGATCAGGCATGGAAGATATGTATTTCAACTGGGATGACCCTTCTGTCGCCCGGGAATACCGGAGGAACCCTCTTATATTCAGGAACCTCATCGACGAGAAATACCGCAGATCACCGGTCCCGATCGTTTTCGATGAGATCCATAAGCAGCGGGACTGGAGGAATATCCTGAAAGGATTTTACGACACAAATAAGGGCAGGATGACGCTCCTCGTGACAGGGAGCGCACGCCTTGGATTGTACCGCAAAACGGGCGATTCACTGGTGGGACGGTATTTACTGTACCAGATATTCCCTCTGGGATTACCCGAGGTGGTTGCCGATTTTAGCAGGATTGCCGGAGAGAACGTTGATTTCTCAGACGGAGAGGGATTCATTCGCGCCATACGCTCCATAAACATTAAAGGGCGCGATGAATCGCTTAGCCGGTTGCTGACATATGGCGGCTTCCCCGAGCCTTTCAGCAAGGCATCGCAGCGTTTTTTTACGAGATGGCAGAGAGAATACAGGACGCTCCTGACAAGAGAGGACGTGAGAGACCTTTCACGGGTCTCCGACATCAGGGGCATTGAACAACTGGCGGAGATCCTTCCTTCAAAGGTCGGTTCACCCCTTAGCATTAACTCTCTCCGTGAAGACCTCGGATGCCACTATGCGACAATCGTTAACTGGATCCATATCCTGGCGCAGCTCTATCTCCTTTTCACGGTCCGCCCATGGCATAAGCGGATCACCCGGTCCATTAAAAAGGAAGTAAAGCTTTATTTCTTTGATTGGACAACCGTGCCCGATACCGGATACAGGTTTGAGAACTTTATCGCCGTCACGCTGCTTCGGATGGCGGCAAGGCTCACGGAGACCGGCCTCGGGACATACGAGATAATGTACGTAAGGGACAGAGAGAAACGCGAGGTGGACTTTGTCCTCGTAAAAAACGGTAAGCCTGTCGCCCTCTTTGAGGCAAAGGAAGGGGATACGCGCATCAGCCCCGCAGGGAAGTATTTCGCGGGGAAGCTTGGGGTCCCCTTTTACCAGATAGTTAATAAACCGGTAAAGGCAGAAGCCTTTCCGGGCAACTGCTTCATCATTCCTTCAACAAACTTCTGTATGTTCGCAGGGTAA
- a CDS encoding PDDEXK nuclease domain-containing protein produces MNNWPTLLKQFLLQSKGGDLKTSFYPKEWSDLRLRISFGMGMPARIPWIAFITPEMQVSKGFYPVYLYYKELQALVLAYGISETEEFGKSWPTEIMNSTRTITAYFDQDVPRYGDSFVFKAYTISIENSNVHITYRDTNAITSDRDLESDLEIILDYYQKTTSITPSATPSDYSRGLFYMEKQLEDFLIHNWGKTEIGKRFDLIIEEGELISQQYKTDIGPIDILAKDKGSNSFVVIELKKDQTSDDTIGQVARYMGWIKEHKKDENVKGIIIAGSYDKKLDYALKVMKNIEVFLYEIDFKLKEFRGIE; encoded by the coding sequence ATGAATAATTGGCCAACCTTATTAAAACAATTTTTATTACAATCCAAAGGGGGGGATTTAAAAACGAGCTTCTATCCCAAAGAGTGGAGCGATTTGAGGCTACGCATCTCTTTCGGCATGGGAATGCCAGCCCGTATTCCTTGGATAGCTTTTATTACCCCTGAAATGCAAGTTAGTAAAGGATTCTATCCAGTGTACTTGTATTATAAGGAACTACAAGCTCTTGTTCTAGCTTATGGGATAAGCGAAACAGAAGAATTTGGGAAATCATGGCCTACTGAAATAATGAATTCAACACGCACTATTACAGCCTATTTTGATCAAGATGTTCCCCGCTACGGAGATTCATTTGTATTCAAGGCATACACAATTTCCATTGAAAACAGTAACGTACATATTACTTATAGAGATACTAATGCTATTACATCAGACAGAGATTTAGAATCAGATTTAGAAATAATTCTTGATTATTACCAAAAGACTACATCGATAACGCCCTCAGCTACTCCTTCTGATTATAGTCGGGGTTTATTTTATATGGAGAAACAGTTGGAGGATTTTCTTATACATAATTGGGGAAAGACTGAAATTGGTAAAAGATTCGACTTAATTATTGAAGAAGGTGAGTTAATAAGTCAACAATACAAAACTGATATTGGCCCAATTGATATTTTAGCAAAAGATAAGGGGTCAAATAGTTTTGTAGTGATTGAACTTAAGAAAGACCAAACCAGTGATGACACGATTGGCCAAGTAGCTCGTTATATGGGATGGATAAAAGAGCATAAAAAGGATGAAAATGTGAAGGGTATTATTATAGCTGGAAGCTATGATAAAAAATTAGATTATGCCTTGAAAGTGATGAAGAATATCGAAGTCTTTTTATATGAAATAGATTTTAAACTTAAGGAATTCAGAGGTATTGAATAA
- a CDS encoding topoisomerase DNA-binding C4 zinc finger domain-containing protein produces the protein MQKRDEGIVKMLLESPWWVSIIVAFIAYIGIKFIIPSIIGGSPLFKGVAILLSSFAIWVALFFLVIGAISALFAWRRGELLTGLTSVKTIRRQVQTATTPKDSSVSESPRTYAEQKVICPICGSNMVLRKATRGVNAGKNFWGCEKFPSCRGIRNIKE, from the coding sequence ATGCAAAAACGCGACGAAGGCATAGTAAAAATGTTGTTAGAGTCTCCCTGGTGGGTGAGCATCATTGTAGCCTTTATTGCGTACATTGGCATCAAATTCATTATTCCTTCAATAATAGGAGGAAGCCCACTTTTTAAGGGTGTTGCAATACTACTCTCGTCGTTTGCGATATGGGTTGCCCTCTTCTTTCTTGTGATTGGCGCTATCTCCGCCCTGTTTGCCTGGAGGAGAGGGGAACTTCTGACGGGCCTGACAAGCGTCAAAACCATCCGTAGGCAGGTCCAAACGGCGACCACCCCCAAGGATTCTTCTGTTAGCGAATCTCCTCGTACGTATGCAGAGCAAAAGGTGATTTGCCCGATATGCGGATCAAACATGGTCTTGAGAAAGGCCACCAGAGGAGTGAATGCTGGAAAGAATTTTTGGGGATGTGAAAAATTTCCATCCTGCAGGGGTATCAGGAATATAAAGGAGTGA